The genomic interval AGTTGAATCGTCGATGACATGAACATACCAACAGCAATGCCGAGAATAAAATAAATCACGGCAATTTTAATCCACTTTGCTCCCATTTTTAGCCCCCTATGGTAATTATTACTGAAAATTCCAATACTTTTGATTTATGTAAAATGTACCATATTATGGAGCTTTGGTCAATGTGTTGACTTTAGAAGACGTGACAACCAATAAGAACAAAGCTATAATTGATAAAGAAATGTAAGGGGGGATCCCGTGCGACATAACGACGATGTTATGGCAGATATTGTACTGGACATTGTCCGATTAGCTAACCTACTTGAACGATTAGGCGGTCAATACGCAAAAAACGGAGGACTTTCTAGCGTGTATCAGTATATGCTGCTGGCTATGCTGTCATTCCACGAAAGTCTATCCATGCGGGAGCTTCGGGAAAATACGTTGGTAACGAAACAGGCGATTACGGGGTTAGTGGAGCGAATGAAAAAGACAGGTCACATTGACACATATACCGACCCTAATGACCGAAGAGTAACACGTGTTTATATTACTGCATTGGGGAAACAGACACTGGAAGATATACGTCCGTATCGCAAGGCAGGCAATCGGGAAGCATTTTCCGTTTTGAACGAAGAGGAAATGACACAGCTCGCCACCATCCTACCCAAATTGATTGACCATCTTAAATGAGGAGCAAGGCCTCCTTGATCATCTGACCTTAATTGAGTGTCTGGACGAGCGGGCCAACGTTTTCTATGATGGTCAAGAATGGCTTTCGACCTATTCCGTGGAGTTCATGCAGAAAAAAAGAATGTTGCCAATGCCGGTCTGATTACAACACGAAAAATACGGACTTCCAGTACCCGCTGAAAAATCCGCATCTTAACAAACCGCTATTAGACTAGCAATGATACTCGTGAAAAGCTATGTGTACTAGCACCGACAACGAAACACTAATCCAGCAACCCGACCATGCGCAACCCGTGCCAAAGACCGTCATCATTGACATGCTTGGTAACTGTGCCGGCTGCATTTTTCACAATATCAGGTGCATTGCCCATTGCGACGCTGTTTTTTACCGATTGAAGCATGGCCATGTCGTTCAACCCATCACCAAATGCATATACATCATCAGGCGACATCTGCAAATGCTGAACCAAATGATTAATCCCCGCTGCTTTAGACCCACCGGCAGGAATGACATCTACAGAATAATCATGCCAGCGAATAAACTCCAAATGCCCGAATGTACGCATGTAGTCCGCTTCACTTCCATCCTCGCAAAACAACAGCGCTTGATACACGTCACCAACCCGATAAAATGCAGGATCATACATTACCTTCTGCTCAACCTTCAGCGAACGAATTGCCTTCTGAATATATGGATGGTGCGATGTATTGGAGAACCAATTATCATGCCCGAGATAAATTAACGGATGATTTCCCGCCGTAGCATGATGTTCCAATTCGTCAAGTACAGCAGTGTGTAACGGATTTTTGTATACCACATCATCATGATGGACCACATACTGACCATTGAGGCTGACATACGAATCCACTTCCAGCTCCTGTTGCAGTTTTCTGAACGTGAACGGCGCACGGCCTGTCGCAAAAGCCACAGTATGACCCGCTTGTTGCAGATTTGCAACCGCTAGCTTCGCCGAATCCGGCACCTGCTTCTCTTCATTAAAAAGCGTCCCATCAATATCTAGGCAAATTAACTTTTTTGTCATAACCATCCTCACTTTTACAAAAGTACTGTTTCCTATTTTAGCATATTTGCCAGATTGCGGGGCAGGAAGTTGTTTCGCACGTGAGCTTTGGGAGCGGGGTTGATTCGGTTTAAGTTCGATCAAATCACCGCAAAATTCCGGCCAGGTTTAAGAGGCATGATGTTCATTCCTCATCCTCATCATAATCCTCATAAGATACTCGCCTAGTTGTTTCCGCTGATGGGCGCTTCTGCTGCGTGCTGTCTATACGGCCACTATAGGCATCATCCAGCGGCGTATAGCTATCCCCGCCGGAAACCTTTTTCCCGCGTATCATTTTGAAAAGTGTCAGGAAAACAACAAAAATGATTAAACCTATGAAAATATATGCCATAAACACACCTCCGTTCAAGAAAAAGGATAAAAGGGAATTAGAAATATCAACTAATAACGTCCTTTACTTTTTGCATGATTTCCCGGTCAAAGCCATTGGAAAATTGCCCCTCAATCCGAACAGCTTTCCCGAAATGATACTGCTCGGCAGCTACTTGTTGGTGGACATCTGCAATCGTCGCGGCGCGCAGTCCTCCTCCCGGCATGATGCTTGGTCCGTTCATGCTGCTTGCCAATTGCACTAGCTTCTGAAGTTCGGCAGCTCCTTCAAGACAGTCCTTTTTACCACCGGACGTAAGAATCCGTTTCACATTCGCCGAATAAGCTGTCAAAGTATGGTACCCATCTTTTAATGATGGTACTTCATCAAAAGCCTTATGGAAAGTTATATCAAGCTGTGGGTATCTTTCTGTAAGATCATTCAACAAGGTCTCCTGAACGGTTCCATCGCGATGTAATGCACCAAAAACAATCCGGTTCCCGCCTAATTCCAGTAACGCCTCAATGTCCCCTCGTATAACTTCCATATCATTCTCGGAATAATAAAAATGGAAGCTATGTGGACGAATCATCACTTGAACAGGAATGGATACACTTGCCATCACTTGCTTCATCGTACCATAGCTAGGTGTCAATCCCCCCTCCGCAATAGCGGAAACTAACTCCAGCCGATCGGCACCTAACTCCTCTGCTTGTTTAGCATCCTTAGCATTTTCAACAATCACTTCCAATGTCATATACATCACCAACCTCTTTTAATTAGCGAGACGTGAGGACAGGCTTGGCAGCACCTCAATTTTTCTGTCATAATCTGTTCGTCTCTGTAAGCTATAAGTTTAACATTAGTGAAGATTCCAGTTCAATTTGGATTGTTAAAGTGGCACTCATTCAGGGGCCGGCGCGCAGGAAAATTTACAGACACACAGACAGGAAACATCTCTATAAACGATGGGATAAAGAAAGCTGCGATAGCGATTCAAAAGCGATTTTCTTTTCCAAGAGCGTTGTTATCGGCTAGGTTGTTTATTTCACGTATTTGAATCATCCATGTTTAGAGGTGGGGGTACTGCAGCGCATTCATACGTGATAAACTTAATCTAATTCGTATTACGCGTTGGGAGGAGATCTTATGGAAAACCGCAACTGGTCTACACCCGAGGACTTGGAGAATCTACTTTGTGAGCTGGTAAGCTGGAACAGTGAAACCTTTTCAGAAGGGGAAAAAAGCTTTCCAGAAAAAGCATACCGCAAGTTGCGTACGCTTCATTATTTTCAGGAATACCCTGAGCTGATTAGTCTGCATCAAGCTGACCTGGATCGAGCCTATTTGACCGCACTATACAAAAGTGACGACACCGTGCAAACCGTCGTCTTAATTAGCCATTTTGATACTGTACAGACAGAAGAGTATGGAGAGCTGCAGCCGCTAGCCTTCTATCCGGAGAAATTAACCGAAGCACTGCAAGCATATAAAGGTATTCTTGATTCAGATGCCGTCTGTGATCTAGAATCCGGCGACTACCTGTTCGGGCGAGGTACAATGGATATGAAAATGGGTCTCGCCATGCATATGGCACTTTTGGAAAAAGCGAGCTCCGAACAATGGCCTATCAATCTGCTTTTGGTAACCGTACCTGATGAAGAAGTGAACTCTTCCGGCATGCGCAGCGCTGTCGGGACACTAGCGGATTTACAAAAAACGCATGCACTTGATTACCAATTATTTTTAAATAGCGAGCCATCCTTTACACAAACACCCGGCGATACGAATCACTATATTTACGCCGGGACAATGGGAAAAATCATGCCCGCCGCCCTATTTTATGGAAAGGAATCCCATGTTGGCGAGCCGCTAAAAGGTATGACCGCCAACTATATCGCGTCCTTCTTCACCCAACGGATGGAGTGGAACCCGCGCTTTCAGGAAGAACATCTTGGCGAACGGACACCATTGCCTGTATCTTTACAACAGCGTGATTTGAAACAATATTACTCAACACAAACCCCTGCGAGCGCCCAGGCATTATATAACGTCTTTCTGCTACAACGATCTGCCGGCGACATCATGGACTTGTTCGAACAAATAGCAAACGAGGCCGCCGAAGCCTGCAATACCGCGTATCAGCAAGTCTGCGAGCATGAGCAGGTAGAAGGCCTTGGTGAGGTGCGTGTGTGGCGGTACGAACAGTTGGAAACTTACGCGCGCCAGCATTACGGGGATGCCTATGTGGAAAATATCCGAGCCGAGGTTAGTGCGGATGCGACATTGGATGAGCGCGACAAATCGTTTCAAATTGCCGAGGAGCTCATGATTGGCTGCCAAGAACTCGCCCCGGCAATTGTTCTTTTGTTCGCACCACCTTTTTATCCGGCCGTTAATACATCGGAAGCAACCGTGACAAAGAAAGGAATCCAACTGCTGGAGGACATAGGTAAACAACACGGCATCGACTTAAAAGCAATCCATTATTTTAATGGCATCTGTGATCTCAGCTATGTCAGCTATCAGGGCACAGATGATGGCTGGGTCAGCTATGAAAACAATACACCCGTCTGGGGAACGGATTACCTCATTCCATTTGACAAAATGAAACAGCTGCAAGCCCCCGTGCTGAACGTTGGCCCATTTGGCAAAGACCCGCACCAACTGACTGAACGCCTGCACAAACAAAGTGCATTCCACCATACACCCGCCATGATCGAACAGCTGATTAAAGAGTTGTTTTGATTGGTGTAAAGGGGGCAGGCCGCGCGACTTTCGGCTTGGGTCGCGCGAGTTTCCTGATTTTCGCGCGACTTTCGGCTTGGGCCGCGCGACTGTATTAGAACTGTGGAGGGCTTCAACAAGATTTTTTAGCCACTTTAGCATATGGCACCGGAAGTGGTTAAAATGAATTGATTTTCGGCAGCGGCCGAAAATCGTCTACTAAACGTACTAATGAACTAAGGTGCATGGCGCTTGAGTTGCCTTGCTGTTCGATTTATCTGTCTCCATCCCCTGCCAACATCCTTTGTCACTATTTCCCGGGAAATGACAAATTAACGCTACTTTTATTTCCTTCCACAACCAATATCACGTCGAGTTTTTCCAACGTTCGCAAATACGTCACATATTTTCAATTAAAATTCGTGCACAAGACTATAACCTTTTCTGTATTAATGGTAAAATAGCAGGGAAAGATAATGTTGCCACGTAAACATGATACATATTTTACCTTAATCAGAAAAAGGTAAATTTATCACGATAAAGGAGTGGATTTTTCATGCAACAGAGTCAACTTGAAAAAATGAAAAATGGAAATGGATTTATTGCTGC from Lentibacillus cibarius carries:
- a CDS encoding copper homeostasis protein CutC; its protein translation is MYMTLEVIVENAKDAKQAEELGADRLELVSAIAEGGLTPSYGTMKQVMASVSIPVQVMIRPHSFHFYYSENDMEVIRGDIEALLELGGNRIVFGALHRDGTVQETLLNDLTERYPQLDITFHKAFDEVPSLKDGYHTLTAYSANVKRILTSGGKKDCLEGAAELQKLVQLASSMNGPSIMPGGGLRAATIADVHQQVAAEQYHFGKAVRIEGQFSNGFDREIMQKVKDVIS
- a CDS encoding M20/M25/M40 family metallo-hydrolase → MENRNWSTPEDLENLLCELVSWNSETFSEGEKSFPEKAYRKLRTLHYFQEYPELISLHQADLDRAYLTALYKSDDTVQTVVLISHFDTVQTEEYGELQPLAFYPEKLTEALQAYKGILDSDAVCDLESGDYLFGRGTMDMKMGLAMHMALLEKASSEQWPINLLLVTVPDEEVNSSGMRSAVGTLADLQKTHALDYQLFLNSEPSFTQTPGDTNHYIYAGTMGKIMPAALFYGKESHVGEPLKGMTANYIASFFTQRMEWNPRFQEEHLGERTPLPVSLQQRDLKQYYSTQTPASAQALYNVFLLQRSAGDIMDLFEQIANEAAEACNTAYQQVCEHEQVEGLGEVRVWRYEQLETYARQHYGDAYVENIRAEVSADATLDERDKSFQIAEELMIGCQELAPAIVLLFAPPFYPAVNTSEATVTKKGIQLLEDIGKQHGIDLKAIHYFNGICDLSYVSYQGTDDGWVSYENNTPVWGTDYLIPFDKMKQLQAPVLNVGPFGKDPHQLTERLHKQSAFHHTPAMIEQLIKELF
- a CDS encoding MarR family winged helix-turn-helix transcriptional regulator codes for the protein MRHNDDVMADIVLDIVRLANLLERLGGQYAKNGGLSSVYQYMLLAMLSFHESLSMRELRENTLVTKQAITGLVERMKKTGHIDTYTDPNDRRVTRVYITALGKQTLEDIRPYRKAGNREAFSVLNEEEMTQLATILPKLIDHLK
- a CDS encoding Cof-type HAD-IIB family hydrolase, producing the protein MTKKLICLDIDGTLFNEEKQVPDSAKLAVANLQQAGHTVAFATGRAPFTFRKLQQELEVDSYVSLNGQYVVHHDDVVYKNPLHTAVLDELEHHATAGNHPLIYLGHDNWFSNTSHHPYIQKAIRSLKVEQKVMYDPAFYRVGDVYQALLFCEDGSEADYMRTFGHLEFIRWHDYSVDVIPAGGSKAAGINHLVQHLQMSPDDVYAFGDGLNDMAMLQSVKNSVAMGNAPDIVKNAAGTVTKHVNDDGLWHGLRMVGLLD